In the genome of Streptomyces sp. NBC_00190, one region contains:
- a CDS encoding SCO1664 family protein, with translation MPAPERLPAPGVTATGEIEELLAKGELTVVGRIREASNAVLLCTVTYEGVSADCVYKPVKGERPLWDFPDGSLAQREVAAYLVSEATGWGLVPATVLRDGPYGEGMVQRWIETPEGEAPGAELLGLVQGEEAAEGWKAVALADIGEGRTALLVHADDPRLRRLAVLDAVINNGDRKGGHLLPAPDGRLYGIDHGVTFHAEDKLRTLLWGWAGEPLTDEAREILASLAAELAEGAPLATRLAELITAVELAAVRGRVAELLRTGIHPEPSGQWPSIPWPPV, from the coding sequence CTGCCCGCGCCAGAACGGCTACCGGCGCCAGGCGTGACCGCCACGGGGGAGATCGAGGAACTGCTCGCCAAGGGCGAGCTGACCGTCGTCGGCCGGATCAGGGAGGCGTCCAACGCCGTCCTGCTGTGCACCGTCACGTACGAGGGCGTGAGCGCCGACTGCGTGTACAAGCCGGTCAAGGGCGAGCGCCCGCTCTGGGACTTCCCCGACGGGAGCCTCGCCCAGCGCGAGGTCGCCGCCTACCTGGTCTCCGAGGCCACCGGCTGGGGCCTGGTGCCCGCCACCGTGCTCCGCGACGGGCCGTACGGCGAGGGCATGGTCCAGCGGTGGATCGAGACCCCGGAGGGTGAGGCGCCCGGCGCCGAGCTGCTCGGGCTCGTCCAGGGCGAGGAGGCGGCGGAGGGCTGGAAGGCCGTCGCCCTCGCCGACATCGGCGAAGGCCGCACCGCCCTGCTCGTGCACGCCGACGACCCGCGGCTGCGCCGGCTCGCCGTCCTCGACGCAGTGATCAACAACGGCGACCGCAAGGGCGGCCACCTGCTGCCCGCACCCGACGGCCGCCTCTACGGCATCGACCACGGCGTGACCTTCCACGCCGAGGACAAACTGCGCACCCTCCTGTGGGGCTGGGCCGGGGAGCCGCTGACGGACGAGGCACGCGAGATACTTGCCTCGCTGGCCGCCGAGTTGGCCGAAGGAGCCCCGCTCGCCACCCGGCTGGCCGAACTGATCACCGCGGTCGAGCTGGCCGCCGTACGGGGCCGGGTGGCGGAGCTGCTGCGCACCGGGATCCATCCGGAGCCGTCCGGGCAGTGGCCGTCGATCCCCTGGCCGCCGGTGTGA
- a CDS encoding DUF3090 domain-containing protein, producing MPRQVFLYDPPDRFVAGTVGLPGRRTFFLQASSGPRVTSVSLEKTQVAALAERMDELLDEVVRRTGGNAPVPAVAPAEAADTAPLDVPVDEEFRVGTMALAWDGEEQRMIVEAQALVELEAESDEDLAEAEERLLQDEENGPPMLRVRLTGAQARAFAKRALDVVNAGRPPCPLCSLPLDPEGHVCPRQNGYRRQA from the coding sequence GTGCCCCGTCAGGTGTTCCTCTACGACCCCCCGGACCGCTTCGTGGCCGGCACGGTCGGTCTGCCGGGACGCCGTACGTTCTTCCTGCAGGCCTCATCCGGCCCCCGCGTCACCAGCGTCTCCCTGGAGAAGACCCAGGTCGCGGCGCTGGCGGAGCGCATGGACGAGCTGCTGGACGAGGTCGTACGGCGCACCGGCGGCAACGCCCCGGTCCCGGCCGTCGCCCCCGCCGAGGCCGCCGACACCGCGCCGCTGGACGTCCCCGTCGACGAGGAGTTCCGCGTCGGCACCATGGCGCTGGCCTGGGACGGCGAGGAGCAGCGCATGATCGTCGAGGCGCAGGCCCTCGTGGAACTCGAAGCCGAGTCGGACGAGGATCTCGCCGAGGCGGAGGAGCGGCTGCTCCAGGACGAGGAGAACGGCCCGCCGATGCTGCGGGTCCGCCTCACCGGCGCCCAGGCCCGGGCCTTCGCCAAGCGGGCCCTGGACGTGGTCAACGCGGGCCGCCCGCCGTGCCCGCTGTGCAGTCTGCCGCTGGACCCGGAGGGGCACGTCTGCCCGCGCCAGAACGGCTACCGGCGCCAGGCGTGA
- a CDS encoding histidine phosphatase family protein: MATLILVRHGRSTANTAGLLAGWTPGVALDERGAEQAAALPGRLVGVPLAAAVTSPLQRCRETLAPLLAARPDLEVHTDERIGECHYGDWSGRKLSELAEEPLMKIVQQHPSAAAFPGGESMRAMQARAVEAVRDWNTRIEEEHGSDAVFLMCSHGDIIKSLVADALGMHLDLFQRIHVDPCSVTAVRYTPTRPFVFRLGDTGDFGALVPRSETPDKAVEDGGNAVVGGGAGAA, translated from the coding sequence ATGGCCACGCTGATCCTCGTACGACACGGGCGGTCCACCGCCAACACCGCTGGACTGCTCGCCGGATGGACCCCGGGAGTGGCCCTCGACGAGCGCGGCGCCGAGCAGGCCGCCGCGCTGCCCGGGAGGCTCGTGGGCGTACCGCTCGCCGCGGCCGTCACCAGCCCGCTCCAGCGCTGCCGGGAGACGCTCGCACCGCTGCTGGCCGCCCGGCCGGACCTGGAGGTGCACACCGACGAGCGGATCGGCGAGTGCCACTACGGCGACTGGTCGGGCCGCAAACTCTCCGAACTCGCCGAAGAGCCCCTGATGAAGATCGTCCAGCAGCACCCGTCCGCGGCCGCCTTCCCCGGCGGCGAGTCCATGCGCGCCATGCAGGCGCGCGCCGTGGAGGCCGTACGGGACTGGAACACGCGGATCGAGGAGGAGCACGGGAGCGACGCCGTCTTCCTGATGTGCTCCCACGGCGACATCATCAAGTCCCTTGTCGCCGACGCCCTGGGCATGCACCTGGACCTCTTCCAGCGCATCCACGTCGACCCCTGCTCCGTGACCGCCGTCCGCTACACGCCCACGCGGCCGTTCGTGTTCCGGCTGGGCGACACCGGGGACTTCGGCGCGCTCGTGCCGCGCTCCGAGACGCCGGACAAAGCAGTGGAAGACGGCGGGAACGCGGTCGTGGGAGGCGGCGCGGGCGCGGCGTGA